The following coding sequences lie in one Heyndrickxia oleronia genomic window:
- a CDS encoding 3-hydroxyanthranilate 3,4-dioxygenase yields MTKSTMNKLKAFNLLGWIEENKDQLKPPVNNKVLWEDSEFICMILGGPNRRRDFHVDPSDEFFYQIKGDCYVEVINNGKREVVTVKEGEVFMLPAMVPHSPHRIPDTYGLVIERKRDQGELEDFVWFCDKCDKEMHRKRVQLTDIETQVKGAIEEFNSSEDLRTCENCGHVMSEEVKERNPEQ; encoded by the coding sequence TGAATAAATTAAAGGCATTTAACCTATTAGGGTGGATTGAGGAAAATAAGGATCAGCTTAAACCACCAGTGAATAATAAAGTACTTTGGGAAGACTCTGAGTTTATTTGTATGATCTTAGGCGGACCCAATCGACGTCGTGATTTCCATGTAGATCCTTCAGATGAATTCTTCTATCAAATTAAAGGAGACTGCTATGTTGAAGTGATTAATAATGGCAAACGTGAAGTGGTAACGGTAAAGGAGGGAGAGGTATTTATGCTTCCTGCCATGGTCCCACATTCTCCACATCGTATTCCTGATACGTATGGACTTGTTATTGAACGAAAGCGTGATCAAGGTGAACTAGAAGATTTTGTTTGGTTCTGTGACAAGTGTGATAAGGAAATGCATCGGAAACGTGTGCAGCTCACTGATATTGAGACACAAGTAAAAGGAGCTATTGAAGAGTTTAATAGTAGTGAAGATCTTCGAACATGTGAAAACTGTGGACATGTAATGTCAGAAGAGGTAAAAGAAAGGAATCCTGAACAATAA
- a CDS encoding MFS transporter → MRSINASEVMARSKFNRFHLTVFFGCAFGIIFDGYDLNMYGVVLPALMKEWNLTAIEAGLIGSYALLGMMAGAFLFAPLADKLGRKKVLVICISLFSVATILTGFVTGPTQFSILRLIAGIGLGGLMPNVIALMTEYSPKSIRGILVATMYCGYAIGGILVSLMGIFVLPDFGWRVLFWSAGVPLLFLPLFIKYFPESMSFYILRKQNAKLCDILNRVDPGQNYSENDEFQFEEEKERAKGFPVKKLFESKRARSTFMFWLACFSCLIMVYGLNTWLPKLMMQAGYPLGSSLSFMLALNIGSIIGSIFGGWLADRIGSKKVLVMFFILGAACFALLGLKTNLLFLYTLIVVGGACTIGTQNIANPYIAEYYPKEMRSTGIGWALGMGRIGALLAPTLGGILLSKNLPLQINFLAFCIPCILGGLAILLIQNKYGSFDKKVIENKHSIEETIFEMEGKA, encoded by the coding sequence ATGCGTTCAATTAATGCTTCAGAGGTAATGGCTAGGAGTAAATTTAATCGTTTCCATTTAACCGTATTTTTTGGGTGTGCATTCGGAATTATTTTTGATGGCTATGATTTAAATATGTATGGTGTCGTCCTACCTGCTTTAATGAAGGAATGGAATTTAACTGCTATTGAGGCAGGATTAATTGGAAGCTATGCCTTACTTGGCATGATGGCCGGAGCTTTTTTGTTTGCGCCACTCGCTGATAAGCTCGGTCGTAAAAAAGTTTTGGTTATATGTATCTCTCTATTTAGTGTCGCTACAATATTGACAGGATTTGTCACAGGACCTACCCAATTTTCCATCTTACGTTTGATAGCTGGAATTGGTTTGGGAGGGTTGATGCCGAATGTTATTGCATTAATGACCGAGTATTCGCCGAAGTCAATTCGGGGAATTCTTGTTGCTACCATGTATTGCGGATATGCGATAGGCGGTATTTTAGTTTCGTTGATGGGGATATTTGTTCTTCCTGATTTTGGGTGGAGAGTGTTATTTTGGTCAGCGGGCGTTCCTTTACTCTTTCTTCCACTATTTATAAAGTACTTTCCAGAGTCTATGAGCTTTTATATTTTAAGAAAACAAAATGCGAAGCTTTGTGACATCCTGAATCGAGTGGATCCAGGGCAGAATTATTCGGAAAATGATGAGTTCCAATTTGAAGAGGAAAAAGAACGTGCGAAAGGCTTTCCAGTTAAAAAGCTATTTGAAAGCAAACGTGCACGAAGTACATTTATGTTCTGGCTTGCTTGCTTTAGCTGCTTAATTATGGTTTATGGACTAAATACATGGCTGCCAAAGCTAATGATGCAAGCTGGGTATCCGTTAGGCTCTAGTTTGTCTTTCATGCTCGCTTTAAATATTGGTTCCATTATCGGATCTATCTTCGGCGGCTGGCTTGCTGATCGTATCGGCTCGAAAAAGGTATTAGTGATGTTTTTTATTCTAGGTGCAGCATGCTTTGCTTTATTGGGACTTAAAACGAATCTTCTCTTTCTTTATACATTAATTGTAGTTGGTGGTGCCTGTACGATTGGAACGCAAAATATAGCTAATCCATATATCGCTGAGTATTATCCAAAAGAAATGAGATCAACTGGTATTGGCTGGGCATTAGGTATGGGGAGAATAGGTGCATTACTAGCACCTACACTTGGAGGAATCCTGCTATCGAAAAATCTCCCTCTTCAAATAAATTTCCTTGCCTTTTGTATTCCATGTATTCTTGGTGGTCTAGCAATATTACTCATTCAAAATAAGTACGGAAGCTTTGATAAAAAAGTCATTGAAAACAAGCATTCAATTGAAGAAACCATTTTTGAAATGGAGGGAAAGGCATGA
- a CDS encoding amidohydrolase family protein: MRVDFHTHIIPEDIPNFVEKFSGERWPTLEKTCSCGANIMVAGKVFREVTDQVWSPEKRIKDMDAEGVDIQVLSPIPVTFSYWAEPEAAEEMSQIQNDFIAETVKQYPNRFIGLGTVPLQDIEASIKEMDRCIHKLGLKGIEIGSNINGKNLDDPSFTAFFEMAEKWEVPLFVHPWETLGKERMPRHNFMYTVGMPSETALAAASLINGGVMEKFPRLKVCFAHGGGSFPYILPRLDQGWKVWPHLRLTSQPPSHYAKNFYFDSLNYDPLNLKYLVDRFGYDKIVMGSDYPFLLREIPPGKVIDDTVQLTEEQKQAILGKNALAFLNIEIKEEIKR, translated from the coding sequence ATGAGAGTTGATTTTCATACACATATCATACCTGAAGACATTCCGAATTTCGTTGAAAAATTTAGCGGTGAACGCTGGCCAACGTTAGAAAAAACATGCTCTTGCGGGGCAAATATTATGGTGGCTGGGAAAGTGTTCCGTGAGGTGACTGATCAAGTATGGAGTCCTGAAAAAAGGATAAAGGACATGGATGCTGAGGGTGTTGATATCCAAGTATTATCTCCTATTCCAGTAACCTTTTCCTATTGGGCGGAACCAGAAGCCGCAGAAGAAATGTCGCAAATCCAAAATGATTTTATTGCTGAGACAGTGAAACAATATCCAAATCGTTTTATTGGACTGGGAACAGTCCCACTGCAGGATATTGAAGCTTCTATCAAAGAAATGGATCGGTGTATACATAAGCTAGGGTTAAAAGGTATTGAAATTGGATCGAATATAAATGGGAAAAATTTAGATGATCCTTCATTTACAGCTTTTTTTGAAATGGCAGAGAAGTGGGAAGTGCCACTATTCGTCCATCCGTGGGAAACATTAGGCAAGGAACGGATGCCGCGCCATAATTTCATGTATACGGTTGGGATGCCAAGTGAAACGGCTTTAGCTGCTGCTAGTTTGATTAACGGTGGGGTCATGGAGAAGTTTCCACGATTAAAGGTTTGTTTTGCACATGGTGGCGGCTCTTTTCCATATATTTTACCGCGTTTAGACCAGGGATGGAAGGTATGGCCACATTTGCGATTAACAAGTCAGCCTCCAAGTCATTATGCGAAAAACTTCTATTTTGATTCTTTAAACTATGACCCTCTAAATCTTAAGTATTTAGTTGATCGTTTTGGATATGACAAAATCGTTATGGGATCAGATTATCCATTTTTACTAAGAGAAATCCCACCAGGTAAGGTAATTGATGATACCGTTCAACTTACAGAAGAGCAGAAACAAGCAATTTTAGGCAAAAATGCACTCGCCTTTTTAAATATCGAAATAAAGGAAGAAATTAAACGATGA
- a CDS encoding RidA family protein — protein MSTPEEKLLELGLVLPPLRPTLGGYVGCVRTGNLLFTAGQGVDEYHGKLGRDLTVEEGYLAAQQSMLNLLSVVKNEIGELSKIKQFVKVLGMVNSTEEFTDHPKVMNGATDLLLKVFGERGKHGRSAVGMAQLPNNTAIEIEMVIEIED, from the coding sequence ATGAGTACACCAGAAGAAAAGCTACTAGAATTAGGTCTTGTGTTACCGCCATTACGTCCAACACTTGGCGGATATGTAGGCTGTGTAAGAACGGGTAATCTATTGTTTACAGCTGGGCAGGGAGTGGATGAGTATCACGGAAAACTTGGTCGAGATTTAACAGTAGAAGAGGGGTATTTAGCAGCTCAACAATCCATGCTGAATCTATTAAGTGTGGTCAAAAATGAGATCGGTGAACTAAGTAAAATAAAGCAATTTGTCAAAGTACTCGGAATGGTTAACAGTACAGAAGAATTTACAGATCATCCTAAAGTAATGAATGGGGCAACAGATTTACTTTTGAAGGTGTTTGGCGAAAGAGGGAAGCATGGGCGTTCTGCAGTAGGAATGGCTCAACTACCCAATAATACAGCCATTGAAATCGAAATGGTAATTGAGATTGAAGATTAG
- a CDS encoding aldehyde dehydrogenase — MTVTKGIVAEKTVIQDAKLFINGEYVDALSGETFDTINPATNKKLATVANGGKEDTKIAIDVAHQTFVSGVWSNMPVEERANILCRMADLIMKNVDKLAYVETLDVGKPIKESRGFDIPRAASNFRFFAEMAKYMVHEHYDMSKHMSYVQYTPAGVTSLIIPWNLPFMQMTWKASAALAAGNTVVVKPASYTPLSAVMLGEIANEAGLPPGVLNILTGPGSTVGTVMATHPSIRRISFVGESNTGKTVMRNAAEHLIPVSLELGGKSANIVFEDADLDEAVAGSIEAIFRNQGEICLAGSRILVQESIYDQFLDKFVTAVKKIKVGDPTDEATDMGALVSKGHLKSVDEYVQIGLKEGAKLAHGGKAIADLPDGNFYEPTVLYDVNNKMRVAQEEIFGPVPVIIPFKTEEEAIQIANDSIYGLAGVVWTNDLRRGQRVTSQVHSGLLWVNCWYVRDLRTPFGGAKASGIGREGGRHSFDFYTEAKTITIKK; from the coding sequence ATGACAGTGACAAAAGGAATCGTAGCTGAAAAAACAGTCATTCAGGACGCAAAGCTATTCATAAATGGGGAGTATGTTGATGCACTCTCAGGAGAGACCTTTGACACAATTAATCCAGCCACGAATAAAAAGCTAGCTACTGTAGCTAATGGTGGTAAAGAAGATACAAAAATCGCCATTGATGTGGCTCACCAGACATTTGTAAGTGGAGTTTGGAGTAATATGCCTGTTGAGGAAAGAGCAAACATACTGTGTAGAATGGCAGATTTAATCATGAAAAATGTTGATAAACTAGCCTATGTAGAAACACTTGATGTTGGAAAACCGATTAAAGAAAGTCGAGGATTCGATATTCCGCGTGCTGCTTCTAACTTTCGCTTTTTTGCTGAAATGGCAAAATATATGGTCCATGAGCACTATGATATGAGCAAGCATATGTCTTATGTTCAATATACACCTGCTGGAGTAACCAGCTTAATCATTCCTTGGAATCTTCCATTTATGCAAATGACTTGGAAAGCATCTGCTGCATTGGCTGCTGGGAATACAGTAGTTGTTAAACCTGCCTCCTATACGCCATTAAGTGCAGTAATGCTCGGAGAAATTGCGAATGAAGCTGGATTACCTCCAGGTGTCCTAAATATTTTAACGGGTCCTGGAAGTACGGTTGGTACAGTAATGGCCACACATCCTTCTATACGTAGAATTTCTTTTGTCGGTGAGTCAAATACAGGAAAAACAGTGATGCGTAATGCTGCCGAACATTTAATTCCTGTTTCATTAGAGCTTGGAGGGAAATCAGCGAATATTGTTTTTGAAGATGCTGATTTAGATGAAGCGGTAGCCGGTTCGATTGAGGCAATCTTCCGTAATCAAGGTGAAATTTGTTTAGCTGGTTCACGAATCCTCGTTCAAGAGAGTATATATGATCAATTTTTAGATAAATTTGTGACAGCTGTAAAGAAAATCAAGGTTGGCGATCCAACGGACGAAGCAACAGATATGGGGGCGCTCGTGTCAAAAGGTCACTTGAAATCTGTTGATGAATACGTACAAATTGGACTTAAAGAGGGTGCAAAGCTTGCCCATGGAGGGAAAGCGATCGCTGATCTTCCAGACGGAAATTTCTATGAGCCGACTGTACTTTATGATGTGAATAATAAAATGAGAGTCGCACAAGAAGAAATTTTCGGACCTGTGCCTGTCATCATTCCGTTTAAAACTGAGGAGGAAGCAATCCAAATTGCTAATGATTCGATATATGGTTTAGCTGGTGTAGTTTGGACGAATGATTTACGTCGTGGACAAAGAGTAACATCACAGGTTCACTCCGGATTATTATGGGTAAATTGCTGGTATGTCCGTGATTTACGTACACCATTTGGGGGTGCAAAGGCAAGTGGAATTGGTCGTGAGGGTGGTCGACACAGCTTTGATTTTTATACAGAAGCAAAAACCATTACCATAAAAAAATAA
- a CDS encoding 2-keto-4-pentenoate hydratase produces the protein MIVKNIDFANELLKAEETKQAVTALTERDDQLMVEDAYRIQLETVNLKLAQGKKIIGKKVGLTSAAMQKMLNVNEPDYGHLFDDMRVENGATVKIDSLISPKVEAEIGFVLKEDLVGPNITYLDVMMATKYVVPTIEIIDSRIADWNIKLVDTVADNGSSAKVVVGEKYTELSGIDLRTNSMVLFKNNELIATGAGAAALGHPANAIAWLANKLHEFGITLKKDELILPGALSGAVVVTGGDTIEANFGALGSVTVDFE, from the coding sequence GTGATAGTTAAGAATATCGATTTTGCAAATGAGTTGTTAAAAGCTGAGGAAACAAAACAAGCTGTAACAGCCTTAACAGAACGTGATGATCAGTTAATGGTGGAGGATGCTTATAGAATTCAATTGGAAACCGTGAATTTAAAGCTCGCACAAGGGAAAAAAATTATTGGGAAAAAAGTGGGCTTAACAAGTGCAGCAATGCAAAAAATGCTCAATGTAAATGAACCAGATTATGGGCATTTATTCGATGATATGCGTGTAGAAAATGGTGCCACAGTCAAAATCGATTCGCTCATTTCTCCAAAGGTTGAAGCAGAGATAGGTTTTGTTCTTAAGGAGGATTTAGTAGGCCCTAATATTACCTATCTTGATGTGATGATGGCAACAAAATATGTAGTACCAACCATTGAAATCATTGATAGTCGTATCGCAGATTGGAATATCAAATTAGTAGATACGGTGGCTGATAATGGTTCATCTGCAAAAGTGGTTGTAGGCGAGAAATATACGGAACTAAGTGGTATCGACCTACGAACGAACAGTATGGTTTTATTTAAAAATAATGAGTTGATTGCAACAGGAGCAGGTGCAGCAGCACTTGGGCATCCTGCAAACGCTATTGCTTGGCTTGCAAATAAATTACATGAGTTCGGGATTACTCTAAAAAAGGATGAATTGATTTTACCAGGTGCCTTATCTGGAGCGGTTGTAGTTACTGGTGGGGATACGATTGAAGCAAACTTCGGTGCTCTTGGATCTGTAACTGTGGATTTTGAATAA
- a CDS encoding acetaldehyde dehydrogenase (acetylating) gives MGKIKAAIIGSGNIGTDLMYKLERSELIELTAMVGIDEKSDGLKRAEQKGYKIFSNGIDGIIENPDIAEIVFDATSAKAHVRHAKVLKELGIMAIDLTPAARGPFFCPAVNTYQSDVKLDNVNMITCGGQATIPIVHAINRVADVSYGEIVATISSLSAGPGTRANIDEFTITTRRGIEEVGGADRGKALIILNPADPPILMRDTVYCEVKSMDESAIRASILEMVKKVNEYVPGYRLKQEPLFDGNRVTVFIEVEGAGDYFPAYAGNLDIMAAAAVRVAEDFALSMQKDHMVNTSL, from the coding sequence ATGGGAAAAATCAAAGCTGCAATTATCGGATCCGGAAATATTGGTACGGATTTAATGTATAAATTGGAAAGAAGTGAACTGATCGAATTAACTGCCATGGTTGGTATTGATGAAAAGTCGGATGGATTGAAACGTGCTGAGCAAAAAGGATATAAAATCTTTTCCAATGGGATTGATGGAATTATAGAAAATCCTGATATTGCAGAAATCGTTTTTGATGCAACATCTGCAAAAGCCCATGTGCGACATGCAAAGGTATTAAAGGAATTGGGGATAATGGCAATTGATTTAACACCTGCAGCAAGAGGTCCTTTCTTTTGTCCAGCGGTCAATACATATCAAAGTGATGTAAAGCTAGATAATGTAAATATGATTACTTGTGGTGGTCAAGCAACTATACCGATTGTTCATGCGATAAATCGGGTTGCTGATGTCAGCTACGGAGAGATTGTTGCAACGATTTCAAGCTTAAGTGCAGGTCCAGGGACACGAGCAAATATTGACGAATTCACCATTACAACACGCCGTGGAATAGAAGAAGTAGGTGGTGCCGATCGAGGAAAAGCATTGATTATTTTAAATCCAGCTGATCCCCCGATATTAATGCGTGATACCGTTTATTGTGAAGTGAAAAGTATGGATGAGTCAGCGATTCGTGCATCCATTTTAGAGATGGTTAAAAAAGTAAATGAATATGTTCCAGGTTATCGTTTAAAACAAGAGCCGTTATTTGATGGGAACCGTGTTACCGTTTTTATTGAAGTAGAAGGAGCGGGAGATTATTTTCCAGCGTACGCCGGAAATTTAGATATTATGGCAGCAGCGGCTGTACGAGTTGCAGAAGATTTTGCTCTCTCGATGCAAAAAGATCATATGGTTAACACATCATTATAA
- the dmpG gene encoding 4-hydroxy-2-oxovalerate aldolase, whose amino-acid sequence MNGRADRIQLTEVCLRDGSHAVAHQFTEEQVRNVVRGLDEAGMHYIEVSHGDGLGGSTIQYGKSLVDEMTLIEAAVDECKNSKIAVLLIPGIGTMNELKQAKDLGARLVRIATHATEADVSAQHISKARELGMEALGFLMMAHSVPVEKLVEQAKLMESYGAEAVYVTDSAGALLPTEVRERIKALRQALDIEVGFHGHNNLSVAVANTITAIEEGATRIDGSVRCLGAGAGNTQTEVLVAVLERMGIDVGIDLYKMMDVAENIVGPIIPGSQEIKKGSLVLGYAGVYSSFLLHAERAGKRFGIDPRDILVELGKMKVVGGQEDMILDVAAELAKNSKVRA is encoded by the coding sequence ATGAATGGACGTGCGGATCGAATACAACTAACCGAAGTTTGTTTGCGTGACGGGAGTCATGCGGTTGCCCATCAGTTTACTGAAGAACAAGTGCGAAACGTAGTACGCGGTTTGGATGAAGCAGGGATGCATTATATTGAAGTAAGTCATGGAGATGGTTTAGGTGGTTCCACCATACAGTATGGGAAATCACTTGTTGATGAAATGACTTTAATCGAAGCAGCAGTCGATGAATGTAAAAACTCAAAAATAGCTGTGTTGCTTATTCCAGGAATTGGAACGATGAATGAGTTGAAACAGGCGAAGGACCTAGGTGCCCGATTAGTAAGGATTGCTACTCATGCTACGGAAGCAGATGTATCCGCCCAACATATTAGCAAAGCGCGAGAACTTGGTATGGAGGCATTAGGATTTTTAATGATGGCCCATTCGGTTCCTGTGGAAAAACTCGTCGAGCAAGCAAAATTAATGGAAAGCTACGGGGCAGAGGCAGTTTACGTAACCGATTCGGCGGGTGCTCTATTACCAACTGAAGTTCGTGAACGGATCAAAGCTCTTCGTCAGGCATTAGATATTGAGGTGGGATTCCATGGGCATAATAATTTATCTGTTGCCGTTGCTAATACAATAACAGCAATTGAAGAAGGGGCAACACGTATTGATGGTAGTGTTCGTTGTTTAGGAGCAGGAGCTGGAAATACACAAACAGAGGTTTTGGTAGCGGTTTTGGAGCGAATGGGAATCGATGTTGGAATTGATTTATATAAGATGATGGATGTTGCTGAAAATATTGTTGGTCCAATTATCCCCGGTAGTCAGGAAATTAAAAAGGGTAGCCTCGTCCTAGGGTATGCGGGTGTCTACTCTAGTTTTCTACTTCATGCAGAACGTGCAGGTAAGAGATTTGGCATTGATCCAAGAGATATTTTAGTAGAATTAGGGAAAATGAAGGTAGTTGGTGGACAGGAAGATATGATTCTGGATGTAGCAGCCGAATTGGCAAAAAACAGTAAAGTGAGGGCGTAA
- a CDS encoding 2-keto-4-pentenoate hydratase, with product MTLLTNKEKEIIDYLYAAERDAKEVIKVTDEYTDLTIEEAYVIQEGLLARKMDENCTKTVGVKLGLTSKAKQEMMGVNQAIYGYLHNDMLALEWEPIHFSELIHPKVEPEIAFLLAEDLQGENITAEEVIKATKYVAPALEVIDSRYKDFRFTLVDVVADNCSSAKFVVGSKWVSPNDIDLGNIGMVMSKNGKVEQTGSSAAVLGHPATAIAWAVNELAAVGKGLKKGDIVLSGAMSEAIAFKAGDSIIAQFDGLGSVSMYCK from the coding sequence ATGACTCTACTGACTAATAAAGAAAAGGAAATTATCGATTATTTATATGCTGCTGAACGTGATGCCAAGGAAGTCATCAAAGTAACAGATGAATATACGGATCTAACAATTGAAGAAGCGTATGTCATACAAGAAGGATTGCTTGCTCGTAAAATGGATGAAAACTGTACAAAAACAGTTGGTGTAAAATTAGGTTTGACAAGTAAAGCGAAGCAGGAAATGATGGGTGTCAATCAAGCAATATATGGCTATCTACATAATGATATGCTTGCACTTGAATGGGAGCCAATCCACTTTTCTGAACTAATTCATCCGAAGGTAGAACCGGAAATTGCTTTTCTATTAGCGGAAGACTTACAAGGAGAAAACATTACTGCCGAGGAGGTTATAAAAGCTACGAAATATGTAGCACCTGCACTCGAAGTAATCGATAGTCGTTATAAAGACTTCCGATTTACTTTAGTTGACGTAGTGGCTGATAATTGTTCGTCTGCTAAATTTGTTGTAGGAAGTAAATGGGTTTCTCCGAATGACATTGATTTAGGAAATATCGGCATGGTTATGTCTAAAAATGGTAAAGTTGAACAAACTGGTTCAAGCGCTGCAGTACTTGGACATCCAGCAACTGCGATTGCTTGGGCGGTGAATGAACTGGCAGCTGTAGGAAAGGGACTTAAAAAAGGAGACATTGTATTAAGTGGAGCGATGTCTGAAGCCATTGCATTCAAAGCGGGAGATTCAATTATTGCACAATTTGATGGCCTAGGCAGTGTGTCTATGTATTGTAAATGA
- a CDS encoding LysR family transcriptional regulator, whose product MDDRDWLILQTLYKEKNITKAAKRLFISQPALTNRLQQIEQEFAVQIVNRGRRGVQFTPQGEYLAKSAHEVLINIQKIKENVRNMEGKVTGTLKLGVSNFFAYHKLPDLLRIFKDHYPLIEFKVTTGLSGDIANLVHNEEIHIGFLKGDYGWKEKKHLLFEEKICIVSKEKIDIEQLPHLPRIDYHTDYLFKTLVDHWWAENYSQPPLISIEVDKSETCKEMVINGLGYAIMSSMTLDDIDDLHKIEIKTKDNEPILRKTWMFYHEESLKLSMVHAFVQFIMEIDFYHFDK is encoded by the coding sequence ATGGATGATCGTGATTGGCTCATATTACAAACCCTCTACAAAGAAAAAAACATTACAAAAGCAGCAAAAAGGCTATTCATATCTCAGCCTGCTCTAACCAATCGCTTGCAGCAAATTGAACAAGAATTTGCCGTCCAGATCGTCAACAGAGGAAGACGTGGTGTTCAATTTACCCCTCAAGGTGAATATTTAGCGAAATCCGCACATGAAGTGCTAATCAATATTCAAAAGATAAAAGAGAATGTGAGGAATATGGAAGGCAAAGTAACTGGAACCTTAAAATTAGGGGTATCAAACTTCTTCGCATACCACAAACTACCCGATTTGCTGAGAATCTTTAAAGATCACTACCCACTTATAGAGTTCAAAGTCACAACAGGACTTAGTGGAGATATTGCAAACTTAGTTCATAATGAAGAAATTCATATTGGTTTTCTAAAAGGAGATTATGGTTGGAAGGAAAAAAAGCATTTATTATTCGAAGAAAAAATCTGCATTGTCTCAAAGGAAAAGATAGATATTGAGCAGCTCCCACATCTACCAAGAATTGATTACCACACTGATTATCTTTTTAAAACACTAGTTGATCATTGGTGGGCAGAAAATTATTCGCAACCTCCTTTGATTAGTATCGAAGTCGATAAATCGGAAACCTGCAAGGAAATGGTAATCAATGGATTGGGATATGCCATTATGTCCAGCATGACGTTAGACGATATCGATGATCTTCACAAAATCGAAATCAAAACAAAGGACAACGAACCCATCTTACGAAAAACATGGATGTTCTATCACGAAGAATCCTTAAAATTAAGCATGGTCCATGCTTTTGTGCAATTTATTATGGAAATTGATTTTTATCATTTTGACAAGTGA
- a CDS encoding AbrB family transcriptional regulator, producing MEKSHFFIRSICFIFLSSLGGFVFSFTNLSIGWMIGTLLLAALISFYKPKLINHHNHQKGLPSFWMYLGQIFLAIELGQKINISFIEVFRANWISIISMLLLSILFSLLSGFILWRFTDFDMITCFFGATPGGLSAMPSIAEEVGANTMVVTVIQTMRVFLVVLMIPLFASIWLTRSTNDLTVNHVIVSTTHSPFEITQLLWTVLLIVGVCGGYYVGKYLRFPAPWLVGGMLGVGCVQTMGSVLFDTDLKAWWPPSMMVLSQIFIATSIGSRFYKEMIVGMTKTLVVSFFTTIGLILSLFFCAYFISLITGISLVTSVLAFTPGGIAEMTTTSAVLNADSTFVVVVQVLRIVVVLVILPPVFRLLKRWEAHKIERSRTSA from the coding sequence TTGGAAAAGAGTCATTTTTTTATTCGGAGTATTTGTTTTATTTTTCTTAGTAGCTTGGGAGGATTTGTTTTTTCCTTTACAAATCTCTCAATAGGATGGATGATTGGAACGCTTCTTTTAGCTGCATTGATTTCCTTTTATAAACCAAAGCTGATCAATCACCATAATCATCAAAAAGGGCTACCTTCTTTTTGGATGTATTTAGGTCAGATCTTTCTAGCAATTGAGCTTGGACAGAAAATAAATATATCCTTTATCGAAGTCTTTAGAGCAAATTGGATAAGTATTATTTCCATGCTTCTACTCTCTATTCTCTTTTCACTTTTATCTGGTTTCATATTATGGCGCTTTACTGATTTTGATATGATTACCTGTTTTTTTGGAGCAACCCCTGGAGGGTTAAGCGCAATGCCAAGCATTGCAGAAGAGGTTGGAGCGAACACGATGGTGGTGACAGTTATACAAACCATGCGTGTTTTCTTAGTTGTTCTAATGATTCCGCTATTTGCTTCAATTTGGTTGACACGTTCTACTAATGATCTCACCGTAAACCATGTAATAGTTTCCACGACACATTCTCCTTTTGAAATTACCCAACTTCTATGGACGGTCTTGTTAATCGTAGGCGTATGTGGCGGTTATTATGTTGGAAAGTATTTGAGATTTCCAGCTCCTTGGCTCGTAGGTGGAATGCTAGGTGTAGGATGTGTTCAAACAATGGGATCTGTTTTGTTTGATACAGATTTAAAGGCATGGTGGCCACCTAGTATGATGGTTTTATCGCAAATTTTTATTGCTACTAGTATAGGTTCTCGGTTTTATAAGGAAATGATCGTCGGCATGACAAAAACATTAGTTGTCTCATTTTTTACAACGATTGGTCTAATTCTTTCTTTGTTTTTTTGCGCGTATTTTATTTCACTCATAACAGGCATTTCCTTAGTTACGTCTGTATTGGCATTTACACCGGGAGGTATTGCTGAAATGACTACAACCTCCGCTGTTCTAAATGCAGATTCAACATTTGTAGTAGTTGTTCAAGTTCTTCGGATTGTTGTTGTACTGGTCATTTTACCTCCAGTCTTTCGATTATTAAAACGGTGGGAAGCACACAAAATTGAACGTTCTCGTACATCGGCATAA